AGCCTACGTAAGATGAGAGCAACAAGGATTGCTATCCTCCGCTCCATGTCAGTGGTCGTAGGCAGCCCTGCTGCGTGGAGAGGAAGATGGTACTTATATGATTGGGTGTCAATTCACTTAAAGTGATTTGTACTGTTCAAATCTTATTTAGATTTAAATTTGGTTTGTTGAATCAAATAAAGCATTTTGAAATGCGTGCGTGTTCCCGTTTGCACGCACGGGCTCTATTTCAACTCCAGACGGTGCTCCCCACGCGCAATGTGCGAGGAGAACTCGTAGCGGTCCTGGCTGCGGTGGCCACACACGTTGCACTCCAGCGGGTCGCGGAAGCCGTGGCAGCCCATGTGGATGGTGAACATGACGTAGTCCAGGAACAACACCCTGCAGTGATCACAGGGATACACGGCCCCtgaacccccctccccctcgccCCTGACCACCCGGAGGGCCTCCAGGGGAGGCATGGGGTGTGGATGGGCTGGAGCGTGGGGATGTGAGAGGCCGTTGTGCGGGCCAGGCCCCAGTAGCTGCCCCAGGTTGTATAGGAGAGGCTGGGAGTGCTGGACCCGGTCGGAGTGGATTGAGTCCAGGCTGTGGTGAGCCTGGCCGGGCCGGGGCAGGTAGGCGACGACGGTGCTTTGCGGCTGCTCAAGCTTGTGGCCGTTGGTGAGGGTCCGAGAGCTCACGTCGGTTCGGGTCAGGGAGACAGGGTAGGCCCGGTGGGGGGAGGCGGAGTCGCTGTCCCGGCCTGTGTAGAAGgcctggtggttgtggtggcTCTCCGGGCCTGGGGAGGCGAGACTGGTGTCCATGACGTCAGAGCGGTGGATCAGTTCCCTGTTGAAGCTCAGGTCCAGACAGACGCCGTTGTCCCCTGAATCACccacacagggaaacacactTCAGCACTCAGCATGATGTAGGAGCACACAGCCAGAAATAttaacactgacacaatgtactgcaaatggccgtgtgtgtgcgcgcacggatatatacatatacaactGACAAGAGTAACTATTTCAGTCTCTGATTAAAAGCCATAGATATACGATATAGCTAGCTCCTTTAACCACATTATAGCTAGCTCCTCTAACCAAACTGAGCCCAGACAGCAGAAGAGTGAACTTGGCCAcactttaaacaaaaataaatgtaaaatgaaaaagCAGTCTGTACACTGGAAATCTTGATAGCCAAGCTAACACTGCATCTGTTGCAAGAATGCTGGTGAGCAAGCGCGCAACAAGCTAACCGTAACAATAGATATGTAGAGTTGTGCGCCTGACCGTGGCTGCAGATAGAGGAGTTTCCtgccacagacagagacaacagacaggGTGTGAGAGGACAGAGGACCCGTGTCCTGAACGGCGCACCGCCCCCTTTGTAGGGCACTTCCTTTGGCGGGAGCCTGGGCCCAAAAAGGAGCCCGCGGTGTAGGGCGACATTTGGAACCCGGCGGTAGTGACAAGAAGGCGCCTCAGGCTCCCCTTTGCTGCAGCTGCTCGCTGCTCCACCGCAGGAGGAGACGAAGGCACCTGCTCACGTTTGGCGCCCTCGCCTGTTTTTCAACTCTGCGGTCGAGCACATTACTTCTCTTTTCCTCCTGTGGTTGTCATATtgaaagatttcagttcatCTGTCGAGGGCGATGGCTGACAGGAGGATCCCATTAACCCGGCCGCTCGCTGTTTCCCTGCAGCGGCTCGTTTCTGAAACTATGATAAGTGGAGACGTTTGACAAGAAAGGGTGACCTGGGAGTGGGAAATGAGTAGACACCTCACCGTGGTTTGAGAAGTCACCGTGACGGTGACGAGCCACTCATTTACAGAAACGGACCATTTAAAACACTCAGCATTGGCGGAGTAGAAGTTTCAATGAAGCGCTACTACTGGTTGTTTACACTCAGTTGGTGTGCGGCAGCTTCAGTGTGCAGAATGCATGCACATCTACCCCTTGATTGCTTCATGTTATTGAGATCCGGTTCCTATCTGTGGTGTACCATACCTACCTAACACATTTATCGACCTGTGAAAATAGGGCAGTGGTCTACCACGTCATGGCCTGGAGCAGCAGATGAGGCCAGAGCACCGGCCCCCGAAATCCTGCTTGGCAAGCAAAGcgagggggggggcagcagaACTGCACAGATAGAGGGACTgatagagaaacacacacagacagacagacaagtagCTCAGGcagttttgttttcttaaaaaaacatttcatcatTGAAACGCACAGTTGTTGTAGTTACATGCAACTCTCAGTGAATAAACAGTAATGAAAGCAGCAGCACCAGGAACCAGTAGCGAAGAGTTGGAATACAGTCCAAATTTCAGAGGTGCACCAATCAAGGACCCTTATTATACAGACATAGGATAAAAGCTACGCAATTTCTCCAAAGAATAAGCAAATCACAATCATTAGTTCAGCTATACAAGTGgtaatcaaatcaaaattgaataaaatatgttgtttaaaatgATTATGCCAAAATGTTGCATTGCATTATGTCGAGTTACTTCACAGATACAGTACCAATGCACACACCCCACACAGACATTTACCATGCCTTcaggaaagtattcagaacccttcactttctccacctATTATAGTGTTATAGACTGGATTATAATTTCTTGAATTATAgcttttttgccatcaatctacacaaaataccccaaaataacattgatatGTATTACTtcaaaatttttatttttaaagatgaAACATCTCATGTATAGGAGTCTTGACAACCTTTGCCCGACTCCCCAGATTCATTCTGTGTCCTTGGATCACGCTTCAAATGTATCTGCGGCAAATTCTATTGATTCAACATGATTTAggaacacacgcctgcccatgtAAGACCCCACACATCACACTGCAtatcagagaaaaaaactggAAGTCCAAGGAACTGTGTCAAGAATTGTGTCGAGGCATAAATCTGGgggaaattataaaaaataaaaaaaagtatttaaagttcccaggagcacagcgGGCTCCATCAtggtgaaatggaagaagtttggaaccacccagactcttcctagagctgtccgtccagccaaactaagtgcacacagccaagataacactggagtggctttgggacaagtctgggAATGTCCTTGAgaggcccagccaaagcccatacatgaaccccattgaacatctgtggggagacctgagcATTGCAGTTTACTGATGCTGTCCTTccactctgacagagcttgagaggatctacaaggaagaattgGGACAATGGccaaaatccaggtgtgcaaagactcaaagctggtagaggcatacccaagaagactcaaagctagTAGAATAATAGCCAAAAAACactcaaagctggtagaggcatagcCAATAAACACTCAAGGCTGGTAGAGGCATAGCCAATaagactcaaagctggtagAATAATAGCCAAGAAGATGCAAAGCTGGTTGAGGCATAGCCAATAAACACTCAAAGCTAGTAGAGGCATAGCCAATAAGACTCACAGCTGAGATTGCTGCGGAAGGTGCTTTgacaaacaattaaataaataatgctaATAATAAGTACATTAGATAAAGCcatttttaattttcaataaattggcacaagtttctaaaaacatgtttttgctttgtcattatggggtattgggTGTAGATATAAGGCAAACCAAATAAAAGTAATACATTCTAATTTAGTCCATAACATAGGCAAAGGTGCAGAAAGACGGGGTCTGAAGACGGAATGAAAAGGCACTGTACATCAACATACACATGGACATATTACACAGGCATAAATATATACTGCTTTGTTGTTACTATGCTGATGCCAGGGTCTTATTCAAGTCTGAACGTTTTACTTTTCTTATTTcactattatttcattattctgTTTCAAACGAAGGTCACGGGTTATATATGAGTTCAAAAGAACATTAAGAAACATCAGTTTTACCACCCACATATTCCCATGTCTAGTTAACCCTTCCAACTTCACTACCTGCAAGATAGCATAACTGAATGTGGTGATCAGTCAACCTGGTCTTACCAGTGAACTTCTGTGGCATGGAGCTCTTGCGTTTGGCCACGTTGCTGGCCAGCCTATCCAGTAGCAGAGCGCGCTCCGTGCCCACGTGTGTCGTCCTGGACACGTGGGTGTCCTCACCGGCTtagagataaagggagagagacagagatgaagagATTGAGAAAGAGCCAAAGAGACACAGTGGGAGatagtcagagagagagaaaggcctGTCACcagcagagagaaagaatgtgtgCCAGCACAGTACTGCAAGTGATATATGTCTCATGCCTTTGAggttaagaaatgtatttattttcatgaacaAAACAACTTTAAAAATGAAACTCACACTAAGAGGAACCAACGAGAAAAAACCCGATTCCAGCCAAGATAACGAGCCCCGGTGACCTCACTTCCTGGTGTTTTGCTTCATCGACTAGCGAGGCTTGCAGGAGGAGGAACACGCAGGGCCGAGGATGTGCTTCCTCGCCACACACGCTGTCTCTTTGACATTCAGCTGACCACGGAATAACAGAGTGTCGTCTGTGTCGCAACTGTCCTTGGCCGTCCACCACGGCAGACGAGCAGAATTCACCGGGTGCGAAGCCAGATCGAGGCGCCCAAAATATTTGTCCTACATCTCTGACTTCCCCTCTGCTGCTACTGCTACAAATAAAGTGTGCCTAATATGCAACGGCTCCTACCACAGCAGCCACAACCTATTTAGCGccattgtggggggggggggggtcactaaCTCATGAAGATGGACTGAATGCATGGAAGCTGCGCAACCCCTGCAGTCGTGTGCACGCATTTATAGGTGCATGCATGTATGCGAGTGCACGGAAATGTAAGCACACATCCGAATGTGCATTCAAAGGCCTGGGAGTGTTGTGTGTTAAGGTCTGTGTGTTTCGCGTCTGTAAACTTTGTGTGcacgcgcgtgcgtgcgtgcgtgtgtgtggaaacagaggatgtgtgtgagtgttcgAGGGCCTCTCACCTCTCTCGGGGTTGCCTTTGTTCTGGATGTAAACATGGCATCTCTCCCGGTGCTCTTCGAGGGAGCTGCGCTGCTTGTAGCTGCGACCGCAGTGGCTGCACTTGTAGGGCTTCTCTACTGCGGGAGAGGAGAGGGTCAGTTGAAAAGAGGCCACATCGTGCTGCGCGACACGCTGTCGTTTAATAATGCGGTCACTATTTTCTCTCTTTGAGAACCTCCTTTGAATAACATCCATGGGCGGCCCCACTCGACGAGTTCTGAAACTCAGTAGACAGGTTCTAGGTTTCTCACAGGTTTTGTGTCAAGTGTGCATATTAGTCACCTTCAGAATCTTTGGCACCGCTGATGAGTAAGCAAAAAAAACACGAATGGATAAAGGTTTTTGTACTTGCAACCCCTCCTTGCAAGGATAATGACACTGAGCATGGTCCTATAATTCTTCATGAGGTTGGGGAAGTCGTTGTATGGGGTCCATTCCTCCATACACACAGACTAATTTCAGATCCTTCAGACGATTCGGTATGTGCTAACGGACTACCCTTTCTAATtcaaaccacaggttttcaGTAGGACTCCTAAGGACTCCTAAGAAGTGAATTTTTGCTGAGACATatttggtgattttgtttttaactaaGCATTTCTGCTTGGTGTCAATGAATTGCGGCAACATCAACTTGTTGCCACGTTGCAGCTTCCTTGCAAAGGCAACCGGTTATTCTGCTAAAAGATCCTGAAACCCGGTGCAATTCATGTTGCCGTTTGTCTTATAAAGGGCAGACACAATGGCAGCAAGATAGGCACCTAAATGCATTCTCATTTCAAAGACAAACAAACTATTGGTATGCACGGCTAAAGGTCTTTATGTTCAGGTACACTGACAAAAGCACACGCTCCAAGTGCCAATGTGTTTGCTGTAGTTTGATGACATGAACATCAAGCTCTTTTACAATTTATACATGGTTTTGGCGTTGAAATTAGAAGAGTATATTATCAGTATAAAGCCCCACACCTAATGTAAAGTATGGTGGTGAACTTTTAATGTCATGGAGCTTCAATTGGCTTCAAATGGTCCTGGGCTTATGTTAAGATCAACCGCATTATGAACTTTACCCAGTACCAAGACATTTTGGACCAAATCCTGGTTTTGTCCGCCAGGACGCTGAAATGTGATTAAAGCCAAGCATCAAAATACACAAAAGAAACGGTTAACTGACCAAAAAGATTTTGCAAACGCCTTAAGTCTACGGCCTTGAATGCCAATAAAAACCGGTGGTTTAAATTGAAGATGGCAGACTGAAGGATGTCAAAGATCTGGAAGGATTCTGTGCTGAGGACTGGAAAATCTGTTACGTCTCATAAagaataaaagaaaagaaaaaagctcAGTGATGTTATCCATGCAAGGGAAAGTACTGAAACCAAGGGCGCCAAATCGATTTAACTCAATGTTTTGGGAAATAAACGTGTCAAGTTCAATACAGTATTTTACACACGTTGTAAAATGAACATATAGCATAGTTCATCACCTGCGTGGTTCCTGCCATACAGCCTTCCCTCATCTTGATCAAGGGGTGCCAATGGTTTGGAAGGTGTGCGTCAGTGTGCACAGGCGGATGCCGCCTGCATGTGCGTGTTCATCCTgcgcgcgtgtttgtgtgtggtcgTTATGTACACTGAGGGGCCAAAAGGGTATAATAGTGTACGAAAACTTTTGATGTTTTGGAAGGAAACTGGCACTTTTATTCACCAAAGTGGCATTTAACTGGTCACAAAGGATAGTCAGGACATAACTGATAGTCAGGacaaaacacagcatcatccctatttgaaaaataaatttgtTATCAAATCTAGACAGGCCCCATTTCCAGCACCCATCACTGcaacaccttatccttgagtAATCATGCTAAACTGCTAATTTGGTACTAGAAAATCACTTCCCATTGTATAAAACACGGATAAAAGCTATGTGGTTTGTTAAAAGAAGCTTAACATTGTCTTAGTTTTTGAGTTGCCAAAGTATCCAACAGATTGGCATGTCTTAAGATCAGTATTAGGTAAAAAATTTGAAGAATGAAGGTAATAAAATGCTtgaaactgccaagaaactgaagattacATACAAAGGTGTGCGCTACCGTCTTCAAAGACAAAGGACAATGGGCTTTAACAGAAAGAGATGTGGAAGACCCAGATATAACTAAATAAGAGGATATCAGTACATCACATATAGATGCCTCACATGTCCTCAGCTGACAGCTTCATTGAATTCTACCAAGCCAGACACATTTATGGCAAGTGCCACAGGAAGATTGGGGTGAAATGTCACCTGACAATCTGGACAAACTCACAGCTAGAACGCCAAGAATCTGCAAAGTGGTCATTGCAGCACAAGGAGGATCATTTGTTAAGAACACTTTGAAGTCGTTTTTAGAcgttctctcttttctttccccTTCCAAATTCTAATagtaatttttcacattattaatGTCCTGGCCATACCACTGTGATCAGCTGAATGCCACCTTGTGTGATTAAAAGCACCAATTTCTTTCAATTAGAGCAAAACCTGTACATTTtgacaaacccccccccccgtaaaCACAGGTGATGCACAGACGGCAGTACTTGAGTGGGTGCGCAGGTGTCCACTGAGGGCGTCCCGTCTGCGGCAAGCATAGCTGCACATGGGGCACTTGAAGGGCTTCTCCCCAGAATGCAGTTTGATGTGGCGAAGCAGGTTTCCTTTCTGTGTGAAGGAGGCCCCGCACTGGCTACAGTGGAACGGACGTTCACCTGGGTATGGGGCAGAACAGAGGAGTCACGGAGGAACTGTGTAAACACCGACTCTTCCAGTACCTAGAAAACACTAcgttataaactgggtggttatGGCCTTGGCTGCTGATAGTGTAAAACCTCTGCATTTCCCGGCTACAAGCGGTTCCTTGCATAACCCTGGTTGTACATACCAagcacaggtttttttttttatccccgtTTCTGCCGAGGCACTGTTTCCAAATCAATATAGCGTAGCTAATGTAGCAAACAAAGGGGTATATATTGCTCAGCGGAACGGTGGAGATAAAAACCATCTCTCAATCAAATTACCTGACAAATAAACTAGGGCAAGTCACAAAGGTGCATATGGCCTAAGTGTGTTAAAGGACCGTTCAAATGTAACAAACGGGTGCCAGTACATATTGAAACCTCCTGGAGTCACAGATCTCCCAATCAAACACCTTGACCTACTAAGGTTATCAATCCCACAATCGACAACGAGACGGCCACAAAACCCCCGCCGCGGTGGGTGTGGCTCGGCTCTCACCGGTGTGGCTGCGCTTGTGCACCAGCAGCACATTGATGCTGACGCAGGACAGGCCGCAGACGTCGCAGTTGAGCTTTCCAGCTGCGTGGCCACGGGATGCGGTCGAGTACGCCGACGGGGAGTCGGCGGCGTGGGCCTCCGGCAGGCCTGCGGTGTCGTACTTGGCATAATCCGCCAGAGACAGGTCCTGTGGTTCGTTGAGggtttctccctcttcctccccttcccTGTCTTCGTCTCCATCTTCCTCATCCCTGTCCTGCTCCTCTTCGTCCTCCAGCTCGTTGTCTGGTTCACCTTCTTCTTCACTCTGGAGGTACTGATCCTCGCAGTTGTCATACTCCTCTCTCTCGGTTTTAACAGGGAAACCGTctagggtggagggagagagccgTGTTAAACGATGTTTCGTCCGTTGTTATTGGACGCAGGGACTCTGGAGCCAGTCGAGTAGCGCTGAACAAAACAGACTGGTCTGACTTCAGCTGAAAAATAACACTGTTAAGGACCAAAAGGATGCTATTTTGTGTGCTGCCAACACACAAAACTATTTTTTGCCAGCGTGTGAAAAGCTAAGGATTCTAAATGCAGTTTTCTAAAAAAGGAAACATGGAAGTAAAAAAAAGCTTGGCTCCACAGTACCAAGCGTCCTACAGACACTTATAGCAGTCACGTCCACTTCAACAATTCTCATTCAATGTGAGAATAGGACCTTTGAATATATTAACACAGCTTGTGTGGTAGGGCTAAATTAGGCCAAGGCAGAGTGTCAGATAGAGATTTAGGAGATGCGCCTGTAAGATAACAGCTAGACATTTCCGACGAATGTTCAGAAACCAGAACCAGGGCAAGAGAAGGCAGTGAAAATATCAGTTGacataaaagaaaagcaaacagCCATGCTTCGTCTTCTGAACAAACCCTCTACAACTAATATGATTCTGTGCCTTTCCCTTCAGTTTAGAAGCGTATCCCAGAAAACCGAACCGAAAAGCACACAACCAAAGCATAAAACAGTAACTGGCCCAAATCCCTACGAGCGTCCTACCCCAAAACCTGTGTGTTCACCCCAAGCCCTGTGAATGTATGCCATGTTTGCCCTGCAGTGTGCCGGCTCTGCTCCAAGCCCTTCAGTCTGTGAATCCTACAGCCGCCATTACGCAGACCCAGAGGCCTGAGCTCTGACcttgccggggggggggggggggggggggggtcagccaATCCATGTTCGAGTTGCACTCAATCCAGGAACCACGCCGTGGTCTCGGCGGTGGCAGGCGAGAAGCACTGTCTCACCTTTGTTCTCGGAGGCCATTGATGTAAACTTTGCACAGAGACCCTGAGGGTTACTATTTGTGCAAATGGCAATGAAACATAACGAAGGGCATGACCACTGGGAGACTATTTATTGCTGCACACCTTTTAACCCAGGCCGTATGGTGACAAAGACTGGTTAACACTCTGAAACTGCACCGACACACATCATGTGTGTCTGGAGGGCTTCTTGCCTGGCCTCTGTGTTAGGGCTTGGTGCAAACAGCCCTTAGGTTGGCGGAGTATACCGCATGGTTTAGGGACAAAGTTCTCATTAACACTTGTTTCGTACCTGTCATTTCCTTGTTTCCTGTGGGTTCTGTGCACTCCATTCTACTCTCTGAGGTCTTCTCTGGGgccacctcttcctctcctgtctcctctccttcctcctcctccactgctGGCCTCTCACCTGCCACCGGGCTGCTCACTTCTGTAAGGAGTATCACCGTCTCAGTCTTTAAAACACATTCAACACATGCATCTCCAACCCTGAACTTTTGTGGGACAATAATTcattaaaaactaaatgttttatgGCCTTTGAAGCGGCACAATATCCCTTTCGCAAAGGCATGGTGTTCTACGTTAAAAGAGGCTGTCACCAACCCATTTCTCCGTCCTGCGATGACTTGAGATCTTGTTGTTCCTCTGTGTTCATCTTTAAAGATAGTCTGTGGTAATACATcacaacggggggggggggggggggggggcataaatCAACTTCTTATtgtaaaaatttacatttaaccCTGAAAGTTCTGTATCAGTAACAGTTTTTGAAAAACGATTCGGCATATTCCACTGGAATTttcactatttaaacagcaatgaCGTTTACTATAAGATAAACTGAGTAAAAGACTGACATTTCGGTGAAAATAACAGCGAAAGAAATGTGGTAAAGTGTACACGCATGGTCCATCAACCTCAGCAGGTTATTcaaataaagaagaaaaaaaatgacgTTCACTGAACATGCATTTCCTGCCAAGTTAGGCTAATGCAAATACAAAACTGCGAGACAAACAACTCTTTTGACAACGAAACGACAAAATGTTCAattaaaatcctattttgtCATCtgcaacaaaatacaaattaccAGTGAATATGGCCTAAATAATAGCCTTGAAAAGTTAAACGCACTATTCTCTAATGGAATTGCACTTACGTCGGTTCGTAAAGAAACATTAAAGCTAATCGTTGATGCTTAAAATTACATTAACATAAGTTGTGTAGTTCATGTGTAGTTCTATAGAGCACCAACTTCAAATGGAACAATTTATACATTCGCGTAGACCTATACATATTCCTATTTCAAATTCCCACTAAAATAGTTGCAATTCAAGGAAGACCGTTGTTTTAGCAATCTGTCATAATTCTCCTACCTGTTTTTATATTCCACCTGAAATTACAGCGCTCAAGTGCCGTTTTAAatcacctctctctcccgcGGTTCAGATTCCCTTCTCCGCCACTGGATCGCCTCGCGGTAAGGATATGCCAAAGTTAACGTCATACACTACACTTTGGAGACCGCCTTAAAGAAACAGGGACTGATTTATGTCATCACGAAGTGCAATTGACTGGCCTGTgtgaagacatttttaaaaagcacgcgcaaataaactgtttaatttTATGAATATGCATTGATGCATACATGGATATAGCATTATAACATAGATTATTAAGATCAATCAAAACGGCATAATAGTCTACAGTAGACCTATAAAGACGAGTCCTGGCGTACATGAGATACAAGTAGCCCATCTCGTGGCCAAGGAATAGTACTGCCTTAACTTCCATTTCATGCGTTTTAGTGTGGGTCCCTGCCAGTTGTTTAACTTAAGATTGGCCAGTTAGTTTAAACACTGGTTGCAGTAGTAGACCATGCCAAAGCATTGCTCTGTTGTcaatataaatgtttgtttgataACGGGTGCAATGTATAGTTACGCATTCAGGTGTTGTGGTCTAGTGGTTTCACTTGAAATACTGTCAAACCTAGACTTTCATTATGAAGAAATCATctttaaatgttcctgtttgAAATGAGCATATTAATtctatttaagcaataaggcatgagggggttTGGTATGTGGCCAATAAACATTTCTGGCCCagaatattggcacccttgcttGAAGTTAATTCAAATAATGAATCATTTTATTCAGAAAACTGTTAAAATCTTTTGGTATCCACATGTATTTCAAGCAAATGATTTCAAAGCAGTTTCAACTCGCTCCATCTGTTGCCAGCTCAATGAAAGAGGGTTGTAGGTAAGAGACCCAGGGGGACCCCACtgctgagagacagacacaagcCAGCCAGGCTGCAATTTGCCAAAGCAGACCTGAACATGCCACAATCCATCTGGGAGAATGTCCTGTGGACAGATGGGACCAAATTAGAGCTGTTCGGTAAAGTACACCATCTCTATATTTACAGAAAAAATcattgaaagaaagaaaacctcccccacagtcaaacatggtggaggtaCAGGGATGTTTTGGAGTTGCTTTACTGCCACTGAGTGCCTGGCGTCATGAAATCAGTTGAATTCCAAGACATTCTGAAGCACAATGTCAAACCCACTGTCAGAATACTGGGTCTCCATCCAAGGTCATgagtctttcagcaggacaTTGTAACCAAAACCACTGGAGAGAtttggagagagaatgagaaagagagagtatgAGAGCGGGCTGGCCAGTAAAAGGACACTAGTTTGTAAGTtacagatgggtgacaaattaaatgaaaaaatctgaataaataaAAGGAGGAACATAACGAATGTAGATGCTTCCATGCAGGTGTACTGcataatacaattaaacaattaacATCCCATCATGCTCTGTGGAACGtctaaaaatgctgagcaggcctagttgacctcgattttggatcaagacGGCAAGAGGAAATATCTAgatgactttgaaagagggttcataATTCGGTcacttccaggatgacaatgccctAATCCACAGGGCATGAGGGGTCACTGGTTTGAGgagtatgaaaatgatgtgaatcacacaaccctgtttctaaaaaagttgggacgctgtgtaaaatattaagaaaaacagaacgcaatgatgtgcaaatcatttaaaccctattttcaatagaaaatagtacaaagatgacatatcaaatgttgaaactgagaaatgttattgtttcttgaaaaatatatgcccacttttgaatttgatgccagcaacagttTGAAAAACCctgggacagggacagcaagactgggaaagttgtgtaatgcaaaaaatatataaaactggtggaacatctcacaccTAAtcaggtcaattggcaacaggtcagtaacatgactgagTATAAAAAGATCATCCCAGAGAtgatgagtctgtcagaagtaaaggtggggaggggttcaccactcagtGAGGGGGGGGTCCCCAccagaaaaacataatttaaaaatatatatatttataagactcttaaccatcaatatttacacaatctgaTATCACCATGTTGGTATTGTTCCtaaaacatcataattaatgttgctccCGGAACatcaactgacctgtagttagttggttaacccagtccaaagacagaatattcccctgccccccccccctttgacctaaccctaacctcagagacacctgtgcctaaacctaa
Above is a window of Esox lucius isolate fEsoLuc1 chromosome 9, fEsoLuc1.pri, whole genome shotgun sequence DNA encoding:
- the LOC105021463 gene encoding zinc finger protein Aiolos isoform X2; its protein translation is MNTEEQQDLKSSQDGEMEVSSPVAGERPAVEEEEGEETGEEEVAPEKTSESRMECTEPTGNKEMTDGFPVKTEREEYDNCEDQYLQSEEEGEPDNELEDEEEQDRDEEDGDEDREGEEEGETLNEPQDLSLADYAKYDTAGLPEAHAADSPSAYSTASRGHAAGKLNCDVCGLSCVSINVLLVHKRSHTGERPFHCSQCGASFTQKGNLLRHIKLHSGEKPFKCPMCSYACRRRDALSGHLRTHSIEKPYKCSHCGRSYKQRSSLEEHRERCHVYIQNKGNPERAGEDTHVSRTTHVGTERALLLDRLASNVAKRKSSMPQKFTGDNGVCLDLSFNRELIHRSDVMDTSLASPGPESHHNHQAFYTGRDSDSASPHRAYPVSLTRTDVSSRTLTNGHKLEQPQSTVVAYLPRPGQAHHSLDSIHSDRVQHSQPLLYNLGQLLGPGPHNGLSHPHAPAHPHPMPPLEALRVVRGEGEGGSGAVYPCDHCRVLFLDYVMFTIHMGCHGFRDPLECNVCGHRSQDRYEFSSHIARGEHRLELK
- the LOC105021463 gene encoding zinc finger protein Aiolos isoform X1 is translated as MFLYEPTLSLKMNTEEQQDLKSSQDGEMEVSSPVAGERPAVEEEEGEETGEEEVAPEKTSESRMECTEPTGNKEMTDGFPVKTEREEYDNCEDQYLQSEEEGEPDNELEDEEEQDRDEEDGDEDREGEEEGETLNEPQDLSLADYAKYDTAGLPEAHAADSPSAYSTASRGHAAGKLNCDVCGLSCVSINVLLVHKRSHTGERPFHCSQCGASFTQKGNLLRHIKLHSGEKPFKCPMCSYACRRRDALSGHLRTHSIEKPYKCSHCGRSYKQRSSLEEHRERCHVYIQNKGNPERAGEDTHVSRTTHVGTERALLLDRLASNVAKRKSSMPQKFTGDNGVCLDLSFNRELIHRSDVMDTSLASPGPESHHNHQAFYTGRDSDSASPHRAYPVSLTRTDVSSRTLTNGHKLEQPQSTVVAYLPRPGQAHHSLDSIHSDRVQHSQPLLYNLGQLLGPGPHNGLSHPHAPAHPHPMPPLEALRVVRGEGEGGSGAVYPCDHCRVLFLDYVMFTIHMGCHGFRDPLECNVCGHRSQDRYEFSSHIARGEHRLELK